A stretch of Triticum aestivum cultivar Chinese Spring chromosome 1D, IWGSC CS RefSeq v2.1, whole genome shotgun sequence DNA encodes these proteins:
- the LOC123159549 gene encoding uncharacterized protein: MLRRLAGAAAAPLRRSLCTAATASSPPPWAMLYTKPALDASGAPSRASLDLHEDLWAQLSVPAHLVVPYAGDATGFFAGAVRAATLDGLLLVDFSDTRCRAPVDGTFRPSWLAEFDAAAAYAGEPDVVRFVCNPLSGQLARLPVPGTEFARSSTAGCSTGFGLLTKSEGSRGPPDRYVVAQLSRSRRGGADHPVVRRFLSETGEWDERRLAGPSTVPASRDMRIDPNLEVVAFGDRLWWLDPTWGICSVDPFSDQPEHRFVELPPASVLPDLIDLAGTPVLGRYRRLGVSEGKLRYVEVSNSRKPFVCSSFSLDEKGCCWTVEHKVAFNPVLPERCKVLEDHIPCIAAIDPFRANFLYLVYGRFLIVVDMAKGKSLRGRYLPERAGDQTLCPSGFLVPCTLPTWLESSYIPCAALKVEFGIARKSDFLYCIRMRSLYDVKSVLLLYCQGSLKLAAAKVDAT; the protein is encoded by the exons ATGCTCCgacgcctcgccggcgccgccgcggcgcCTCTCCGCCGCTCCCTCTGCACGGCCGCGACGGCCTCCTCGCCCCCTCCGTGGGCCATGCTCTACACCAAGCCGGCGCTGGACGCGTCGGGGGCGCCGTCGCGCGCGTCGCTCGACCTCCACGAGGACCTGTGGGCCCAGCTCTCCGTCCCCGCCCACCTCGTCGTCCCCTACGCCGGCGACGCCACGGGCTTCTTCGCCGGCGCCGTCCGCGCCGCGACCCtcgacggcctcctcctcgtcgacttCTCTGATACCCGCTGCCGCGCCCCGGTCGACGGCACCTTCCGCCCCAGCTGGCTGGCCGagttcgacgccgccgccgcgtaCGCCGGCGAGCCGGACGTCGTGCGCTTCGTCTGCAACCCTCTCAGCGGCCAGCTGGCCCGCCTCCCTGTCCCAGGCACCGAGTTCGCGAGGTCGTCCACCGCAGGCTGCTCCACGGGTTTCGGCCTGCTCACCAAGTCCGAGGGCTCCCGCGGCCCGCCGGACAGGTACGTGGTCGCTCAGCTCAGCCGCAGCCGCCGCGGGGGAGCGGACCACCCCGTCGTGCGCCGTTTCCTGTCGGAAACAGGGGAGTGGGACGAGCGGCGGCTGGCCGGCCCGTCCACGGTGCCGGCTAGCCGGGACATGCGCATAGACCCGAACCTCGAGGTGGTGGCATTCGGCGACCGGCTGTGGTGGCTCGACCCGACCTGGGGCATCTGCTCCGTCGACCCTTTCAGCGACCAGCCGGAGCATCGCTTCGTGGAGCTGCCCCCGGCCAGCGTGCTGCCTGACCTGATTGACCTGGCGGGGACTCCAGTGCTGGGCAGGTACCGTCGTCTGGGGGTGAGCGAGGGGAAGCTGCGCTATGTGGAGGTGTCTAACAGCAGGAAGCCATTCGTGTGCAGCTCCTTCTCGCTCGACGAGAAGGGCTGCTGCTGGACGGTCGAGCACAAGGTTGCATTCAATCCTGTTCTCCCTGAAAGGTGCAAAGTTCTGGAAGACCACATACCGTGCATTGCCGCCATCGATCCATTCCGGGCGAACTTTCTGTACCTCGTCTATGGTCGCTTTCTTATTGTTGTGGACATGGCTAAGGGGAAAAGCTTAAGGGGCCGGTATCTTCCAGAAAGAGCCGGCGATCAAACCCTGTGCCCCTCTGGTTTCCTTGTGCCCTGCACGCTCCCAACATGGCTAGAGTCGAGCTACATCCCCTGTGCAG CATTGAAGGTGGAATTTGGAATTGCTAGAAAATCTGATTTTCTTTACTGCATTCGTATGAGATCTTTGTATGATGTAAAAAGTGTTTTGCTCCTCTATTGTCAAG GTTCCTTGAAATTGGCTGCCGCCAAAGTTGATGCTACCTGA